One genomic segment of bacterium includes these proteins:
- a CDS encoding NfeD family protein translates to MNWWIWIIAGAVLLGVEVLTPGGFYVFFFGIGAILIGILLVLGLPLNTTLQLLMFLSLSVVLLLVFRRRLLPLFETKKSNEAIEHIISETAFAKSELPPNGYGQVEFRGTSWNAKNIGAIAINTNNRCIIRKVAGLMLEVELESNSTGKE, encoded by the coding sequence ATGAATTGGTGGATCTGGATTATTGCCGGCGCAGTCTTGCTTGGCGTTGAGGTACTTACACCGGGCGGGTTCTATGTATTCTTCTTCGGGATTGGCGCAATCCTGATCGGGATTCTATTAGTGTTGGGACTTCCGCTCAACACGACGTTACAACTCCTCATGTTCCTCAGCTTGTCGGTCGTTTTACTGCTGGTGTTTCGCAGACGCTTGTTGCCATTGTTTGAAACCAAGAAATCAAACGAAGCAATTGAACACATTATCAGTGAAACGGCATTTGCGAAATCCGAATTGCCGCCGAATGGATATGGTCAAGTTGAATTTCGCGGTACCTCCTGGAATGCAAAGAACATCGGCGCAATTGCAATCAATACCAACAATCGTTGCATCATTCGCAAAGTCGCCGGTTTGATGCTCGAAGTGGAACTTGAATCAAATTCTACGGGGAAGGAGTAA